From the Cervus elaphus chromosome 20, mCerEla1.1, whole genome shotgun sequence genome, one window contains:
- the LOC122677968 gene encoding 2-iminobutanoate/2-iminopropanoate deaminase, producing the protein MSSLVRRVISTAKAPAAIGPYSQAVLVDRTIYISGQLGMDPASGQLVPGGVAEEAKQALKNIGEILKAAGCDFTNVVKATVLLADINDFSTVNDVYKQYFQSSFPARAAYQVAALPKGGRVEIEAIAVQGPLTTASL; encoded by the coding sequence ATGTCGTCTTTGGTCAGAAGGGTGATCAGCACCGCGAAGGCCCCCGCGGCCATTGGTCCCTACAGTCAGGCTGTGTTAGTCGACAGGACCATTTACATTTCAGGACAGCTAGGCATGGACCCTGCAAGTGGACAGCTTGTGCCAGGAGGGGTGGCAGAAGAGGCTAAACAAGCTCTTAAAAACATCGGTGAGATTCTGAAAGCAGCAGGCTGTGACTTCACAAATGTGGTAAAAGCAACTGTTTTGCTGGCTGACATAAATGACTTCAGTACTGTCAACGATGTCTACAAACAATATTTTCAGAGTAGTTTTCCTGCGAGAGCTGCTTACCAGGTTGCTGCTTTGCCCAAAGGAGGCCGTGTTGAGATCGAAGCAATAGCTGTGCAAGGACCTCTCACGACAGCATCCCTCTAA